A portion of the Anoxybacillus gonensis genome contains these proteins:
- a CDS encoding spore germination protein, protein MMNGIQQTVTHSLDMNEQTLRDYFSKTPDLIYCHLFIGEPKRRALLIYLNTLVDKNSINNNIINPLLFETKQIHTIADIQLPIGSKSYTTKWEHVFQRVFQGETALFLDGDDHVLLLDTQGWPQRAIAEPQIESSLKGSHQGFIETCEKNIALIRRYLPHQQLKIEETTVGRRGHTPVVLLYLEDIAHPEVLQELKDRIEQIDVDTIVNTGELMQHIEDNPFSPFPQFLLTERPDAAVSNLLQGRIVIVVDRSPSVMIGPMTFITFFQTVDDYSTRWMIASFLRLLRLLAFFMAIFLPSAYIAALSFHYEIIPLNLLLTVGESRERVPLPPLLEAVLMELAIEMLREAGLRLPAPIGQTVGIVGGVVIGQAAVEAGIVSNIMVVIVSLTAIASFIIPNPDMSESIRLLRFPMMIAASLFGLVGMVIGFMLIIGHLISLESLGTPAGSPFAPARLRDWKDTLLRFPLWMMRTRPLSARPTQLTRQKKFRK, encoded by the coding sequence CACGCACTCGCTCGATATGAACGAACAAACGTTGCGTGATTATTTTTCAAAAACGCCTGATCTCATATATTGTCATCTATTTATTGGGGAACCAAAAAGACGAGCGTTGCTTATTTATCTCAACACGCTCGTTGATAAAAACTCGATTAACAATAACATTATTAATCCGCTTTTATTTGAAACGAAACAAATTCACACGATTGCTGATATTCAATTGCCAATCGGCTCAAAATCATATACGACAAAATGGGAACATGTCTTTCAACGGGTGTTTCAAGGGGAAACCGCACTATTCTTAGACGGCGACGACCATGTATTGTTGTTGGATACGCAAGGATGGCCGCAACGCGCGATCGCAGAGCCGCAAATTGAATCATCGCTTAAAGGGTCGCACCAAGGTTTTATTGAAACGTGTGAAAAAAATATCGCGTTAATTCGCCGCTATTTGCCACACCAACAATTAAAAATTGAAGAAACGACCGTCGGCAGACGCGGACATACCCCTGTCGTATTATTGTACTTAGAAGACATCGCTCATCCAGAAGTGCTGCAAGAGTTGAAAGATCGGATTGAACAAATTGATGTCGATACGATCGTCAATACCGGGGAGTTAATGCAACATATTGAAGATAATCCGTTTTCACCGTTTCCGCAATTTTTGTTGACGGAACGACCAGATGCTGCGGTCAGCAACTTATTACAAGGGCGCATCGTTATCGTTGTTGACCGCTCGCCTAGCGTCATGATTGGTCCGATGACGTTTATTACGTTTTTCCAAACCGTTGATGATTACAGTACACGTTGGATGATCGCCTCGTTTTTGCGACTGTTGCGCTTGCTTGCCTTTTTTATGGCGATCTTTTTACCGTCTGCTTACATCGCAGCACTTTCGTTTCATTACGAAATTATTCCGCTCAATTTATTGTTAACCGTTGGCGAATCGCGCGAACGCGTCCCGCTTCCACCGCTTTTAGAAGCCGTTTTAATGGAACTTGCGATTGAAATGTTACGTGAAGCGGGGTTGCGTTTACCTGCACCGATCGGACAAACGGTCGGCATCGTTGGCGGTGTCGTCATTGGACAAGCAGCCGTTGAAGCCGGCATCGTCAGCAACATTATGGTCGTCATCGTCTCGTTGACAGCCATTGCATCGTTTATTATTCCGAACCCAGATATGTCCGAGTCGATTCGTTTATTGCGTTTTCCAATGATGATTGCCGCTTCTTTATTTGGTTTAGTCGGTATGGTTATCGGGTTCATGCTTATTATCGGCCATTTGATTTCATTAGAGTCGCTCGGCACACCTGCAGGAAGTCCGTTTGCTCCTGCGCGGTTGCGCGATTGGAAAGATACACTTTTGCGCTTCCCGCTTTGGATGATGCGCACGCGCCCATTATCCGCCCGTCCAACGCAACTGACGAGACAAAAAAAATTTCGTAAATAA
- a CDS encoding GerAB/ArcD/ProY family transporter, with protein MKRYQFNEITTMQYIFLISGTQIGIGILSLPAQLADIANTDGWIAIVIGWIISIIASTIIIKTMKKHEQDTIFDLSRRYFGRIFGTFLHLAFVAYALLASITVVFTSIHITQVWVLPNTPNYLIMMLFMLPGFLITRNGVRVLGRYAEVVFYLTLWMPILIAVPLQKGTILHMLPMLKEGWAPIIQAVKTTVLSFLGFELAFVFYPFLKEKKHAVKAMVIANSISAFTFLLITITCFIFFSPDETPSLIWPTLSLLKTIEFSFIERFEVIFLSFYLFVMSTTGIPYIFTTVFGISQLIGKKDHTIVLLVAVCIFIFTSFLYNPSFSHIQTMGSWWERYGLWGAYFFPIGLFIYTSIARWFQGGKNK; from the coding sequence ATGAAACGATATCAATTTAACGAAATAACAACGATGCAATATATTTTTCTCATTTCAGGCACACAAATCGGCATTGGCATTTTATCGCTTCCAGCCCAACTTGCCGATATCGCCAATACAGATGGATGGATCGCCATTGTCATCGGCTGGATCATTTCGATCATCGCAAGTACGATCATTATAAAAACGATGAAAAAGCATGAACAAGACACGATTTTTGATCTTTCTCGTCGCTACTTCGGCCGTATATTTGGGACGTTTCTTCATCTTGCTTTTGTCGCTTACGCTTTATTAGCGTCAATCACCGTCGTTTTTACCTCTATTCATATTACACAAGTATGGGTTTTACCAAACACACCAAACTATCTCATTATGATGTTATTTATGCTCCCTGGCTTTTTAATTACACGAAATGGTGTGCGTGTACTTGGGCGTTATGCTGAAGTTGTCTTTTATTTAACGCTTTGGATGCCTATTCTTATTGCTGTGCCGTTACAAAAAGGGACAATTTTGCATATGCTCCCTATGCTCAAGGAAGGATGGGCTCCAATTATTCAAGCGGTGAAAACGACAGTTTTATCTTTTTTAGGATTTGAATTAGCGTTCGTGTTTTACCCATTTTTAAAAGAAAAAAAGCATGCGGTAAAAGCGATGGTCATCGCCAACAGCATCTCGGCTTTTACATTTTTGCTCATTACGATCACATGTTTTATTTTTTTTAGCCCAGACGAAACACCTTCGCTTATTTGGCCGACGTTGTCGCTGCTTAAAACGATCGAATTTTCGTTTATCGAACGGTTTGAAGTGATTTTTTTATCGTTTTATTTGTTCGTGATGTCAACGACAGGCATCCCCTATATTTTCACAACTGTTTTTGGCATTAGTCAACTCATTGGAAAAAAGGATCATACGATCGTATTACTCGTTGCTGTTTGTATATTTATTTTCACGTCGTTTTTATACAATCCATCGTTTTCTCATATTCAAACGATGGGTTCGTGGTGGGAAAGATACGGTTTATGGGGAGCGTACTTTTTCCCTATCGGTTTATTTATTTACACCTCCATTGCACGATGGTTTCAAGGAGGGAAAAACAAATGA
- a CDS encoding Ger(x)C family spore germination protein: MKTQLDELTLALTVGLDEGKDGKLLVYSISPVFNKESKNIYEVIRTIGMTPRDGRSKANAFASGKIVGGKAQNIIVSKTFTKKHDMFSYLDVFYRDPKNSTTANFIVFDGPLKDLMYVRLEDKPRLSVAIRDVILTAHVSKQTTKINMLDFRRSSLDRAQTPFAPILKVHKGDLVAGGIALFNRQRKYVGSLSQKESPYFAILKKNVKPATSLTFQTKELTKQKEYVSISIEHGDFSYKPSFRNGVFHFDVRMKLGVIVTESTTYIDMKKEKKKVEKWLAKEIQKQLESIVKKMQKYEVDPVGFGLYARAYEYKPFQKQKSWPKAFAKAKIDIHPTVEIISYGVLQ; encoded by the coding sequence ATGAAAACTCAACTTGACGAATTAACACTCGCATTGACGGTCGGTTTAGATGAGGGGAAAGATGGAAAGTTACTCGTTTACTCGATTAGCCCTGTGTTTAATAAAGAGTCTAAAAACATTTACGAAGTCATTCGTACAATTGGAATGACGCCGCGCGACGGACGGTCAAAAGCAAACGCGTTTGCGTCTGGAAAAATTGTTGGTGGAAAAGCGCAAAACATTATCGTCAGTAAAACGTTCACGAAAAAACACGACATGTTTTCCTACTTGGATGTGTTTTATCGCGATCCGAAAAATTCAACAACAGCGAATTTTATCGTTTTTGATGGTCCGTTAAAAGATTTAATGTACGTTCGTCTTGAAGATAAACCGCGTTTATCTGTCGCTATTCGCGATGTCATATTAACGGCCCATGTAAGTAAACAAACAACAAAAATTAATATGCTTGATTTTCGGCGTTCATCGCTCGATCGTGCCCAAACTCCATTTGCCCCCATTTTAAAAGTGCATAAAGGGGATTTAGTAGCAGGTGGCATTGCTTTATTTAATCGACAACGAAAATATGTCGGTAGCCTTTCCCAAAAAGAGAGCCCGTATTTTGCGATATTGAAAAAAAATGTTAAACCTGCTACATCGCTTACGTTTCAAACGAAAGAATTGACTAAACAAAAAGAATACGTAAGCATTTCGATTGAACATGGTGATTTTTCATATAAACCGTCATTTCGAAATGGGGTGTTCCATTTTGACGTTCGTATGAAGCTCGGCGTAATCGTCACGGAGTCAACGACATACATCGATATGAAAAAAGAAAAGAAAAAAGTCGAGAAATGGCTTGCAAAGGAAATACAAAAACAGCTGGAGAGCATCGTCAAAAAAATGCAAAAGTACGAAGTCGATCCAGTCGGATTTGGTTTGTATGCCCGCGCTTACGAATACAAACCGTTTCAAAAACAAAAAAGCTGGCCGAAAGCTTTTGCGAAAGCAAAGATCGATATTCATCCAACCGTTGAAATCATTAGCTACGGTGTCCTTCAATAA
- a CDS encoding ABC transporter ATP-binding protein encodes MDDRVIIRFDHVTKQYDDDLPVLDDVSFEIERGKFYTLLGPSGCGKTTILRLIAGFIEPTKGDIYFHGKRINNVPANKRQVNTVFQDYALFPHLNVFENVAFGLRIKKMPMANIERKVKEALRFVNLEGYEQRAIHEMSGGQRQRVAIARAIVNEPEVLLLDEPLSALDLKLRTEMQYELRELQRRLGITFIFVTHDQEEALAMSDEIFVLNKGKIEQRGTPKDIYDEPVNRFVADFIGESNIIAGTMIDDFVVEFANQQFTCVDHGFAKNERVDIVIRPEDLELTTVERGKLRVRVDSVLFRGVHYELCCYDAYGNEWLVHSTKKAEIGEEIGLHFEPEAIHVMKQSGGE; translated from the coding sequence ATGGACGATCGCGTCATTATTCGCTTTGACCATGTGACAAAACAATACGATGATGATCTTCCTGTGCTCGATGATGTTAGTTTTGAAATCGAGCGAGGAAAATTTTATACGCTTCTCGGTCCGTCCGGTTGCGGAAAAACGACCATCCTTCGCTTAATCGCTGGTTTTATCGAACCGACGAAAGGCGATATTTATTTCCATGGAAAACGAATAAACAACGTTCCAGCAAATAAACGGCAAGTGAATACGGTGTTCCAAGATTACGCTCTTTTTCCTCACTTAAACGTGTTTGAAAACGTCGCGTTTGGCTTGCGCATTAAAAAAATGCCCATGGCAAATATCGAACGAAAAGTAAAGGAAGCGCTTCGTTTCGTCAACTTAGAAGGGTACGAACAACGCGCGATTCATGAAATGTCAGGTGGACAACGACAACGTGTCGCCATCGCCCGCGCGATCGTCAACGAGCCGGAAGTTTTGTTGTTAGATGAACCGCTTTCTGCACTTGATTTAAAATTGAGAACAGAAATGCAATATGAGTTGCGCGAACTGCAACGAAGACTTGGCATTACATTTATTTTCGTCACTCACGATCAAGAAGAAGCGCTTGCGATGTCAGATGAAATTTTTGTATTGAATAAAGGAAAAATTGAGCAACGCGGTACACCAAAAGATATTTATGATGAGCCTGTCAACCGCTTCGTCGCTGATTTTATCGGGGAGTCAAACATCATTGCTGGCACGATGATTGACGATTTTGTTGTGGAATTTGCAAATCAACAATTTACGTGCGTCGATCACGGTTTTGCAAAAAATGAACGGGTAGATATTGTCATTCGTCCTGAAGATTTAGAATTAACAACTGTTGAACGAGGCAAATTGCGCGTGCGCGTCGATTCTGTTTTATTCCGTGGTGTTCATTACGAGCTTTGTTGTTATGATGCATATGGGAACGAGTGGCTCGTTCACTCAACAAAAAAGGCGGAAATCGGGGAAGAAATTGGCCTTCATTTTGAACCGGAAGCGATCCATGTCATGAAGCAGAGCGGAGGGGAGTAA
- a CDS encoding ABC transporter permease produces the protein MRRYAYAIPYWLWIGLFVIAPIILIVYYSFFDMEGHFSLVNYETFFTPVYLRMTFNSFWYAFLITAISLLIAYPTAYLLTKTKHKQLWLLLIILPTWVNLLLKAYAFLGLFGTYGAINALFEAIGIGTKQLLFTDFSFVFVSVYIFIPFMILPIFNALEKLNPSLMDAARDLGASEWTTFRRVIFPLTLDGVKAGCQAVFIPSLSLFMLTRLIAGNRVITLGTAVEQHFLVTQNWGMGATIAVFLMIAMASIMALTGNKKWGVRQ, from the coding sequence ATGCGCCGTTACGCTTATGCTATCCCATATTGGCTATGGATCGGGTTGTTCGTCATTGCACCGATCATTCTTATCGTTTATTATTCGTTTTTCGATATGGAAGGCCATTTCTCGCTCGTGAACTATGAAACTTTTTTCACACCTGTTTATTTACGAATGACGTTTAATTCGTTTTGGTATGCATTTTTAATTACAGCCATCTCGCTTCTTATCGCTTATCCAACCGCCTATTTATTGACGAAAACGAAGCATAAGCAGCTATGGTTGTTGCTTATTATTTTGCCGACATGGGTCAATTTATTGTTGAAAGCGTATGCTTTCCTCGGATTGTTCGGCACGTATGGCGCAATCAATGCGCTATTTGAAGCCATCGGAATCGGAACGAAGCAGTTATTGTTTACAGATTTTAGTTTTGTTTTCGTATCTGTTTATATTTTTATTCCGTTTATGATTTTGCCGATTTTTAATGCGCTTGAAAAATTGAATCCTTCTCTCATGGATGCGGCACGCGATTTAGGAGCGAGCGAATGGACGACATTTCGTCGCGTCATTTTTCCACTTACGCTTGATGGCGTAAAAGCAGGCTGTCAGGCGGTGTTCATTCCGTCGCTTTCGCTCTTTATGTTGACGAGGTTGATCGCTGGAAACCGCGTCATTACGCTTGGCACCGCTGTTGAGCAACATTTTCTCGTGACGCAAAACTGGGGAATGGGTGCGACAATCGCTGTCTTTTTAATGATTGCCATGGCTAGTATCATGGCGTTGACAGGGAATAAAAAATGGGGGGTGAGACAATGA
- a CDS encoding ABC transporter permease, giving the protein MKFSRLYLALVFFILYMPIFYLIYYSFNSGGTMHHFESFTLDWYKEVFDDTRLLIIVLHTMIVALLSSSLATIIGVFGAITIYYAKHRWKQTLLTLNNILIVSPDVIIGASFLILFTIVGIQLGFTSVLLSHIAFSIPIVVLMVLPKLQEMSPTFIDAARDLGANEWNVLTKVVLPYITPGIFAGFFMALTYSLDDFAVTFFVTGNGFSTLSVEIYSRARQGISLSVNALSTLLFLFTLSLVVVYYVMTKRASVKGGQK; this is encoded by the coding sequence ATGAAGTTTTCTCGCCTCTATTTAGCGCTTGTGTTTTTTATACTATACATGCCTATTTTTTATTTAATCTACTATTCGTTTAATAGTGGCGGAACGATGCATCATTTCGAATCGTTTACGCTCGATTGGTATAAAGAAGTGTTTGATGATACGCGCTTGCTCATCATTGTATTGCATACGATGATCGTCGCATTATTATCGTCATCGCTTGCGACAATCATTGGCGTTTTCGGGGCGATCACCATTTATTATGCGAAACATCGTTGGAAACAGACGTTGCTTACGTTAAATAACATTTTAATTGTCAGTCCTGACGTCATTATCGGGGCATCGTTTCTCATTTTATTTACGATCGTTGGCATTCAGCTCGGCTTTACGTCCGTTCTTCTGTCTCATATCGCTTTCAGCATTCCAATTGTCGTGTTAATGGTGCTGCCAAAGCTACAAGAAATGAGCCCAACATTCATTGACGCGGCACGCGACTTAGGGGCAAACGAATGGAACGTATTGACGAAAGTCGTCCTCCCATACATTACCCCCGGCATTTTCGCTGGGTTTTTCATGGCGCTCACATACTCGCTTGATGATTTTGCAGTTACGTTTTTCGTGACGGGCAACGGCTTTTCGACGTTGTCTGTTGAAATTTATTCGCGGGCACGACAAGGGATTTCGTTATCCGTGAACGCTTTATCTACCCTTCTTTTCTTATTTACGCTCTCTCTCGTCGTCGTGTATTACGTTATGACAAAACGAGCTAGCGTGAAGGGGGGACAAAAATGA
- a CDS encoding ABC transporter substrate-binding protein, translating into MKKILSLFLLVWLVAFSLLYVTKTIESSEGYGGDNTVTIYNWGDYIDPALIKKFEKETGLKVIYQTFDSNEAMMTKIAQGGTTFDVAVPSEYAISKMKEEGLLLPIDHAKIPNLRYIDERFLNLSFDPGNQYSIPYFWGTVGIVYNRALLGGKEITSWNDLWDPAFKNEILLVDGAREIIGMALNSLHYSLNDTNKTHLQQAKQKLDALTPNVKAIVGDEIKMLLANEEAAIGIVWSGDAAEIMWENERLDYVIPKEGTNLWFDNMVIPKTAKNIEGAHQFINFMLDPKNAAQNAEYVGYSTPNKKALEYLPKEIVEDERFYPSEQLANKLEVYENLGKSMLAYYNELFLQFKMHRK; encoded by the coding sequence ATGAAAAAAATATTGTCGCTTTTTTTGCTTGTTTGGCTCGTTGCTTTTAGTTTGCTTTATGTTACAAAAACGATCGAATCATCTGAAGGGTATGGAGGAGACAATACTGTCACGATTTATAACTGGGGCGACTACATTGATCCCGCACTCATTAAAAAATTTGAAAAAGAAACAGGCTTGAAAGTCATTTACCAAACGTTTGATTCAAACGAAGCGATGATGACGAAAATTGCTCAAGGTGGCACGACATTTGACGTCGCTGTCCCTTCAGAATACGCCATCAGCAAAATGAAAGAAGAAGGGTTGTTACTTCCTATCGATCATGCAAAAATCCCAAACTTACGCTATATTGATGAACGCTTCCTTAACTTATCGTTTGATCCAGGGAATCAATATTCCATTCCTTACTTTTGGGGAACGGTCGGCATCGTCTATAACCGTGCCCTACTTGGCGGAAAGGAAATCACGAGTTGGAACGATTTATGGGATCCGGCGTTTAAAAATGAAATTTTGCTTGTCGATGGCGCGCGCGAAATTATAGGAATGGCATTAAATAGTTTACATTACTCGCTCAACGATACGAACAAAACACATTTACAACAAGCAAAGCAAAAACTAGATGCCCTCACGCCAAACGTCAAAGCGATCGTCGGTGACGAAATTAAAATGCTTCTTGCGAACGAAGAAGCAGCAATCGGCATCGTCTGGTCAGGGGATGCGGCAGAAATAATGTGGGAAAATGAACGGCTCGATTATGTCATCCCAAAAGAAGGAACAAACTTATGGTTTGATAATATGGTTATCCCAAAGACGGCAAAAAACATTGAAGGTGCCCATCAATTCATTAATTTTATGCTTGATCCGAAAAATGCAGCCCAAAATGCCGAATACGTCGGCTACTCAACGCCAAATAAAAAGGCGCTCGAATATTTGCCGAAGGAAATTGTTGAAGATGAACGTTTTTACCCGAGCGAACAACTGGCTAATAAACTTGAAGTGTATGAAAATCTCGGAAAAAGCATGCTTGCATATTACAATGAATTGTTTTTACAGTTTAAAATGCATCGCAAATAA
- a CDS encoding peptide MFS transporter, which translates to MSQSKQQIVDSVPQRGFFGHPKGLFTLFFTEFWERFSYYGMRAILVFYMYYEVSKGGLGLDETTALAIMSIYGSLVYMSGIIGGWFADRLFGTAKAVFYGGILIMLGHMALAIPGSVTMFFVSMVLIVLGTGLLKPNVSSVVGDLYAEGDHRRDAGFSIFYMGINLGAFLAPLVVGTVGMKYNFHLGFGIAAIGMFFGLLVFIGTKKRNLGLAGTHVPNPLSADEKKKVFTWGAIGAAVIALLVLIGSWTNVLTIDLFVSLVGIFGIVIPTIYFVVMYRSPKTTDVERSRIIAYIPLFIASAMFWSIQEQGSTILATYADKRTQLHFAGIDLSPAWFQSLNPLFVITFAPIFAWLWVKLGDKQPSIPKKFSLALLFAGLSFVVILLPAYLGGNDSLVSPLWLVLSYLIVVFGELCLSPVGLSATTKLAPAAFSAQTMSLWFLSSAAAQAINAQIVKFYTPETEMAYFGTIGGIAIVFSIILFIISPKIESFMKGVK; encoded by the coding sequence ATGTCACAAAGTAAACAACAAATTGTGGACAGCGTTCCTCAACGTGGTTTTTTCGGACATCCGAAAGGACTGTTTACGTTATTTTTTACTGAGTTTTGGGAACGTTTCTCTTACTATGGCATGCGTGCCATTCTCGTATTTTACATGTATTACGAAGTATCAAAAGGTGGGCTAGGGCTAGATGAAACAACTGCTTTAGCGATCATGTCCATTTACGGCTCACTCGTTTATATGTCTGGTATTATTGGCGGATGGTTTGCTGACCGATTGTTCGGAACGGCGAAAGCCGTTTTTTACGGCGGAATTTTAATTATGCTCGGTCATATGGCTTTAGCGATTCCAGGAAGTGTCACAATGTTTTTCGTTTCAATGGTTCTCATCGTTCTTGGGACAGGATTGCTTAAGCCAAACGTTTCGAGCGTCGTTGGCGATTTATATGCTGAAGGAGATCACCGTCGCGATGCAGGATTTAGCATTTTTTATATGGGGATTAACCTTGGTGCATTTTTAGCTCCGCTCGTTGTTGGAACAGTTGGGATGAAATATAACTTCCATCTCGGTTTTGGGATTGCGGCGATCGGTATGTTTTTTGGACTTCTCGTATTTATCGGAACGAAAAAAAGAAATCTTGGTCTTGCCGGAACGCATGTCCCAAATCCATTATCCGCAGATGAAAAGAAAAAAGTGTTTACATGGGGGGCAATTGGCGCAGCGGTCATCGCCTTGCTCGTTCTCATTGGCTCATGGACAAACGTATTAACAATTGATCTGTTTGTATCACTCGTCGGCATTTTCGGTATTGTCATTCCAACTATTTATTTCGTAGTGATGTATCGTAGTCCAAAAACGACAGATGTTGAGCGCTCGCGCATCATCGCCTATATTCCATTATTCATTGCATCAGCCATGTTTTGGTCTATCCAAGAACAAGGTTCGACCATTTTAGCAACATATGCGGATAAACGAACACAGTTGCATTTTGCTGGTATTGATCTTTCGCCAGCTTGGTTCCAATCGTTGAACCCGTTATTTGTCATTACATTTGCACCGATTTTTGCTTGGCTATGGGTGAAGTTAGGGGATAAACAGCCGTCCATTCCAAAGAAATTTTCTTTAGCGCTACTGTTTGCTGGTTTATCGTTTGTCGTCATTTTATTACCAGCTTATCTCGGCGGAAACGACTCATTAGTGAGCCCTCTTTGGCTCGTGCTAAGCTACTTAATCGTTGTGTTTGGGGAACTATGTTTATCGCCAGTCGGTTTATCGGCAACAACAAAGCTTGCTCCTGCGGCGTTTTCAGCACAAACGATGAGCTTATGGTTTTTATCAAGCGCAGCTGCCCAAGCCATTAACGCGCAAATTGTGAAGTTTTATACGCCTGAAACCGAAATGGCTTATTTCGGAACAATCGGCGGAATCGCCATCGTCTTTAGTATCATTCTTTTCATCATCTCACCAAAAATTGAAAGCTTTATGAAAGGGGTAAAATAA
- a CDS encoding JAB domain-containing protein, giving the protein MRNYSVCKQEQLELINLGMENKQQQSAKRVNIISLKVVREKSFLYPKRRITSPKDAYNLVKSFLVDVDREYFLVICLDTKNQPTAINICHMGSLNASIVHPREVLKPAILSNSASIIVAHNHPSSDPTPSREDIEVTKRLSEAGKIIGIDLLDHIIVGIDRFISLKEKGYV; this is encoded by the coding sequence ATGAGAAATTACTCAGTTTGTAAACAGGAACAATTAGAATTAATTAATTTAGGTATGGAAAACAAGCAACAACAATCTGCAAAAAGAGTAAATATCATCAGTCTAAAGGTGGTTAGAGAAAAGAGTTTTCTATATCCGAAAAGACGTATTACATCACCGAAGGATGCCTACAATTTAGTGAAGAGTTTCTTAGTAGACGTTGATCGGGAGTATTTTCTGGTTATTTGTTTAGATACAAAAAATCAACCAACAGCAATTAACATATGCCATATGGGAAGTCTAAACGCTAGTATTGTCCATCCAAGAGAAGTCCTAAAGCCCGCTATTCTTTCAAATTCGGCATCTATTATTGTTGCTCATAATCATCCAAGCAGTGATCCAACTCCAAGCCGTGAAGATATAGAGGTAACTAAAAGGTTGAGCGAAGCCGGGAAAATTATTGGTATTGATCTGTTGGATCATATTATAGTGGGTATAGACAGATTTATTTCTTTGAAAGAAAAAGGATATGTATAA